In a single window of the Candidatus Poribacteria bacterium genome:
- the nagA gene encoding N-acetylglucosamine-6-phosphate deacetylase has translation MTKCRLLRKNSLESITDLTPEARHVYSGRTLFHNTPIEIVLTEGRVQTIHEVDAINSKVWIAPALIDIQVNGFAGFDLNVATVTSEDVSSMVRALWRVGTGFLCPTVVTGSFNGISTSLRAIVEACKADSRVAHSVLGIHLEGPYISGSDGPRGAHPVEHVREPNWDEFQQWQDIAEGQISIVTLAPEKKGAIPFIEKLVANGIVVALGHTDASADNIQAAIDAGARLSTHLGNGAHALIRRHPNYIWEQLGADELWASLIVDGHHLPPTVAKSMIRAKTLDRCILVSDAVALAGMEPGIYQFAGKSVELTPERCVRLVGTEYLAGSAIELARGIENSVRFAGISLEEAVSLATRQPMRLLNAEKRVEAHTNLILFEWDTAQREIHLLATIIGDELVYHSEARSTEDF, from the coding sequence ATGACCAAGTGTCGTCTCTTGCGAAAAAACAGTTTGGAGAGCATCACCGACTTAACCCCAGAGGCGCGGCATGTGTATAGCGGACGTACCCTTTTCCATAATACCCCTATCGAAATCGTTCTTACTGAGGGGCGCGTTCAAACAATCCACGAAGTAGACGCCATCAATAGTAAGGTCTGGATCGCCCCTGCATTGATAGATATTCAGGTAAACGGTTTCGCTGGATTCGACCTCAACGTTGCTACGGTTACGTCAGAGGATGTATCCTCAATGGTTCGCGCCCTCTGGCGGGTCGGCACTGGTTTCTTGTGCCCGACAGTTGTGACCGGTTCTTTCAATGGAATTAGCACCTCGCTGCGTGCTATTGTGGAAGCGTGTAAAGCGGATTCACGTGTCGCCCACTCGGTGCTTGGAATTCATCTTGAGGGACCCTACATCTCCGGCTCGGATGGTCCGCGGGGGGCACATCCGGTAGAGCATGTTAGAGAACCAAATTGGGACGAATTCCAGCAGTGGCAGGATATTGCCGAAGGGCAAATCTCCATCGTAACGCTCGCCCCCGAGAAAAAGGGTGCCATTCCCTTTATTGAAAAGCTGGTGGCAAATGGAATCGTCGTTGCCTTGGGACACACAGATGCCTCAGCGGACAATATTCAAGCGGCAATTGACGCTGGTGCCAGACTTTCCACACATCTCGGCAATGGTGCGCACGCCTTAATCCGGCGGCACCCGAATTATATTTGGGAGCAACTCGGGGCTGATGAACTCTGGGCAAGTCTCATTGTTGATGGACATCACCTTCCCCCGACTGTCGCCAAGTCAATGATACGCGCCAAGACACTTGATCGGTGCATCCTCGTCAGCGATGCTGTCGCTTTAGCGGGAATGGAACCCGGTATCTATCAGTTCGCAGGAAAGTCGGTGGAATTGACCCCAGAACGGTGTGTCCGATTGGTCGGAACAGAGTATCTCGCCGGTTCTGCCATTGAATTGGCACGTGGTATTGAGAACAGTGTCCGGTTTGCAGGTATCTCCCTTGAAGAAGCGGTTTCACTCGCCACGCGACAACCGATGCGTCTCCTTAACGCCGAAAAACGTGTAGAGGCGCACACGAACCTGATTCTCTTTGAATGGGATACGGCGCAACGCGAAATCCATCTACTGGCGACAATTATTGGAGACGAATTGGTATATCATTCGGAGGCTCGATCTACGGAAGATTTTTAA
- a CDS encoding tetratricopeptide repeat protein, with product MKNKTHIIQPQGKIKNWCVGSLFAFCFVVPLAAQQTHQETEYYERGMRAIRLGLYDEALADFQRVLQLNPQNAEAYCELGAVYRLKEKTDDALEAYLHALELPASSRTHGTAHLCLARLYRAQGRFADAENHGQHAVSMLPKNAEPFFRLADTYVQRGKLALAKRAYQQALALDENLAPVYQGLGKIAFLQDRLAEASQYYRKALTLAPYHAETHYNLGLVHRRLGQRSVGGVSNPDALQNLVEAKNLMTSFQRVKAYNEQTNRYRRRLLEQPTALEPRMKLAEAHIEIGNPKEAIRVYQIATALHPEVLPLYHNLGGLYMQTGQFPEAISAFQRLIQRDDTDAEAHLHLGWLHARQRKFTAAQTYLQVAIQRNKNLTPAYYGLAEVYAQQHMFADAIAVYQQLISIHPNDAKAWVRRGVLHLKQQQISDAIFAFTQAIVVDENSADAHNNLAWLYATQGEHLKRAVELAERAVALDMNAARLDTLAYAYYRYGAYTEAEQTILRAIDLEPNNTAYKDRLNEIRQAMDAPQKRF from the coding sequence GTGAAAAATAAAACTCATATTATTCAGCCGCAAGGTAAAATTAAAAATTGGTGCGTAGGGAGTCTTTTCGCCTTTTGCTTCGTGGTCCCACTCGCGGCACAACAGACACATCAAGAGACTGAATACTACGAACGCGGGATGCGCGCAATTCGGTTAGGCCTTTACGACGAAGCACTCGCCGATTTTCAGCGCGTTTTGCAATTGAATCCACAAAACGCCGAGGCATACTGCGAACTCGGTGCGGTTTACAGACTCAAGGAAAAAACCGACGACGCGTTGGAGGCATATCTTCACGCCCTGGAATTACCGGCATCCTCACGAACCCACGGCACTGCACATCTCTGTTTGGCACGGCTTTACCGTGCACAAGGTAGGTTCGCCGACGCTGAAAACCACGGGCAACATGCTGTCTCTATGCTACCAAAGAACGCCGAACCTTTCTTCCGACTCGCCGATACTTACGTCCAAAGAGGAAAGTTGGCGTTGGCGAAACGTGCGTATCAACAAGCACTGGCATTGGATGAAAACCTTGCACCCGTCTATCAGGGATTGGGCAAAATTGCGTTCCTACAGGACAGATTAGCGGAAGCCTCTCAGTATTACCGGAAGGCGCTTACGCTCGCGCCGTACCACGCCGAAACCCATTACAACCTCGGTCTTGTTCATCGGCGTTTGGGACAGCGTTCCGTAGGAGGGGTTTCTAACCCCGATGCCTTACAGAATCTTGTGGAAGCGAAAAATCTGATGACCTCTTTTCAGCGGGTGAAAGCCTATAATGAACAGACGAATCGATACCGCAGACGCTTGTTGGAGCAACCCACTGCCCTGGAACCACGCATGAAGTTAGCAGAAGCACACATTGAGATTGGTAATCCCAAGGAGGCAATTCGCGTCTATCAAATCGCTACAGCGTTGCATCCCGAGGTCCTTCCGCTCTACCATAATTTGGGTGGACTTTACATGCAGACGGGACAATTCCCAGAAGCAATTTCGGCGTTTCAACGTCTCATTCAACGTGATGATACGGATGCCGAAGCACATCTCCATCTCGGTTGGTTGCATGCGCGCCAACGCAAATTCACTGCGGCACAAACTTATCTTCAAGTCGCGATTCAACGCAATAAAAATTTAACCCCTGCCTACTACGGACTCGCAGAAGTCTACGCACAACAACACATGTTTGCCGACGCGATTGCTGTCTACCAACAGTTAATATCCATTCATCCCAATGACGCAAAGGCGTGGGTGCGCCGGGGTGTTCTCCATCTCAAACAGCAGCAGATCTCAGATGCTATTTTCGCCTTTACGCAAGCAATTGTCGTGGACGAAAACTCAGCAGATGCGCATAACAACCTCGCGTGGCTGTATGCAACGCAAGGTGAGCACCTGAAGCGCGCCGTTGAATTGGCAGAACGTGCTGTTGCGTTAGACATGAATGCCGCTCGCTTGGATACCCTCGCTTATGCATACTATCGCTACGGCGCATATACGGAGGCGGAGCAGACGATCTTACGCGCAATTGACTTAGAACCGAACAATACTGCCTACAAAGATCGCTTGAATGAGATTCGGCAGGCGATGGACGCTCCGCAAAAGCGTTTTTAA
- a CDS encoding CRTAC1 family protein produces the protein MKLALFIRKVKLKIRFSFLICAFLASSVAYAVTFVEVAEESGIHFKHTDGESGKRFFNEQYGSGGGFFDYDNDGYLDLYLINACSQGEQTASLPLPTNVLYHNNGDGSFTDVTRSAGVGDTRYGVGATTGDYDNDGDIDLYLTNFGSNALYRNNGDGTFTDVAVFAQVADTGWGTSCAFADFDNDGFLELYVSNYAKYTPDTDKPCYRHDISVYCGPSSYPPQSDLFYRNNGNGTFTDLTEQNGLLSVPAAHGLGVAIGDSDNDGDIDIYVANDQDFNFLFENRGDGTFEEAGLLSGVSCSDMGKAEAGMGVAFADYDNDGKLDLTVSNFQNETNTLYHNEGDNFFIDTTIPAGIAEHTHRYLGWGIGFLDYDNDGYKDIFVANGHTMDNIAEVDRSTTTPQQNLLFRNLGNGEFANVTAQMGEGFALLKTSRAAAFSDYDNDGDIDILLTNWNQTVDLLRNDGGNRNNWIQVQTVGTKSNRSGIGARIKVVTGELTQYAEVKSSGSYLAFSDLRVHFGLKDAENINVLEIRWNSGIVDTATNLPVNRRFIAVEGKEIVAK, from the coding sequence ATGAAACTCGCATTATTCATCCGCAAGGTAAAATTAAAAATCCGTTTTTCTTTTCTTATATGTGCCTTTCTCGCGTCGTCTGTGGCATACGCTGTCACTTTTGTTGAAGTCGCTGAAGAATCTGGGATTCACTTCAAGCATACCGACGGCGAAAGCGGCAAACGCTTCTTTAATGAGCAATACGGATCCGGCGGCGGCTTCTTCGATTACGATAACGACGGATATCTGGACCTCTACCTTATCAATGCCTGTTCACAGGGAGAGCAAACGGCATCCCTCCCACTGCCTACGAATGTCCTTTATCACAATAATGGGGACGGGTCATTTACAGATGTCACCCGTAGTGCAGGTGTGGGCGATACCCGCTACGGTGTCGGTGCAACCACCGGCGATTACGATAACGATGGCGACATAGACCTCTACCTCACCAACTTTGGCAGCAATGCCCTTTACCGTAACAATGGGGACGGCACCTTCACCGATGTCGCGGTGTTCGCACAGGTTGCAGACACCGGATGGGGGACGAGTTGTGCCTTCGCTGATTTCGACAACGACGGATTTCTTGAACTTTATGTGAGCAATTATGCGAAATACACTCCTGACACCGATAAACCGTGTTATCGACACGATATTTCAGTCTACTGCGGTCCCAGTTCTTATCCCCCTCAATCAGATCTATTTTACCGTAACAACGGGAATGGCACTTTTACGGATCTCACCGAACAAAACGGTTTGCTAAGCGTGCCTGCTGCACACGGTCTCGGCGTTGCCATTGGAGACAGTGATAACGATGGTGACATTGACATCTACGTCGCCAACGATCAGGATTTTAACTTCCTCTTTGAAAACCGCGGTGACGGCACCTTTGAAGAGGCTGGGTTGCTTTCTGGTGTCAGCTGCAGCGATATGGGAAAAGCAGAAGCGGGAATGGGGGTCGCCTTCGCAGACTACGACAACGATGGCAAGTTAGATCTCACCGTCAGCAACTTTCAGAACGAGACGAATACCCTCTATCACAATGAAGGGGACAACTTTTTCATTGATACCACGATTCCCGCTGGAATTGCTGAACACACGCATCGTTACCTCGGTTGGGGTATCGGTTTTCTCGATTACGATAACGACGGCTATAAAGATATATTCGTCGCAAACGGACATACGATGGATAACATCGCTGAGGTCGATCGGTCTACGACGACACCACAGCAAAACCTACTCTTTCGGAATTTAGGCAATGGGGAATTTGCGAATGTCACGGCACAGATGGGAGAAGGCTTCGCACTGCTTAAAACCAGTCGCGCCGCCGCTTTCAGCGATTATGACAACGATGGCGATATTGATATCCTCCTCACGAACTGGAATCAAACCGTCGATCTCCTGAGAAACGATGGCGGGAATCGAAACAATTGGATACAGGTGCAAACGGTCGGTACGAAAAGCAACCGTTCCGGTATCGGTGCACGTATCAAAGTTGTTACCGGTGAACTCACACAGTATGCGGAGGTGAAGAGTAGTGGAAGTTATCTCGCCTTCAGCGACTTGCGCGTTCATTTCGGCTTGAAAGACGCTGAAAATATCAACGTATTGGAGATCCGTTGGAACAGCGGAATCGTTGATACCGCAACCAATCTTCCTGTGAATCGACGCTTTATCGCAGTTGAGGGGAAAGAAATTGTTGCCAAATAA
- a CDS encoding LamG domain-containing protein, with translation MQVRLSISILAIVVLAIGISVSAFADINDGVVAAWTFDDGKVTDAIAKAHGELFKGATITNDGKFGKALDVDGNQDSRADIEFNDKLESIIEGAHTVSYWLYVREGRNHSGVWKGEKVGWGANFTFRMVTTSDTGLTWGTCSGGAENWFATDGAIEPDTWFHLCQTADGEEAIGYVTPEGGKTEIPVSGQQNPKLAPEPYNLFKDRPLELGAGRGIGGNDGNDTFLDGIIDDVIIWDRALTEDEVKELGSGKRPEKALAVKAEGKLATTWGKVKSYHHHR, from the coding sequence ATTCAAGTGAGACTATCTATTTCGATACTCGCCATCGTTGTATTGGCGATCGGTATTTCAGTTTCTGCGTTCGCAGACATAAATGATGGCGTTGTTGCCGCCTGGACATTCGACGATGGCAAGGTAACGGATGCCATTGCTAAGGCACACGGTGAACTCTTCAAGGGAGCTACAATTACCAATGATGGTAAATTTGGCAAGGCGTTGGATGTTGATGGCAACCAAGATTCACGGGCAGATATTGAGTTCAACGATAAACTTGAGTCGATTATTGAAGGCGCACATACTGTCTCCTATTGGCTCTATGTCCGAGAGGGAAGAAACCACTCCGGCGTTTGGAAAGGCGAAAAGGTCGGTTGGGGGGCAAACTTCACCTTCCGGATGGTGACAACCAGTGATACCGGTTTGACGTGGGGAACATGCAGTGGCGGTGCTGAAAACTGGTTCGCCACGGATGGTGCCATTGAACCCGATACGTGGTTCCATCTCTGCCAGACAGCAGATGGTGAGGAGGCAATTGGATACGTAACGCCAGAGGGCGGGAAAACCGAAATACCTGTGAGTGGTCAACAAAATCCGAAACTCGCGCCGGAACCCTACAATTTGTTCAAAGATCGTCCTTTGGAACTCGGAGCAGGTCGAGGTATCGGTGGTAATGATGGTAACGATACGTTCCTTGATGGCATCATCGACGATGTTATCATCTGGGACCGCGCCCTCACTGAAGATGAAGTCAAGGAACTCGGAAGTGGCAAACGTCCAGAGAAAGCACTCGCTGTCAAAGCGGAAGGTAAATTAGCCACCACCTGGGGAAAGGTCAAATCCTACCATCATCACCGCTAA
- a CDS encoding LamG domain-containing protein, with translation MKQICLFFILALIVFSANSYAGLDEGLVSAWTFDDGTANDAIGDNDGEFVNGASTTDGEFGMALNLENPENPATGDNSGQYVEIPSSSSLEKEDGIFSVSLWVYVRAGGGRNHAGMFFKGNKVGWGDHFMVRMCTTNATNMTWGSCWAGSEGWFATDNVYAEEEWVHVAYVVDGSEATAYVTSSVTGDTTVPASGQQNPRPIETPLLTFPERPVEIGVGRQVGGNAGNDFWIDGMIDEVYFWERALSEDEVRDLAGGATVVAVEAQGKLATTWAHIKKR, from the coding sequence ATGAAGCAAATTTGTCTGTTTTTCATTTTAGCACTTATAGTCTTCAGTGCCAATAGCTACGCCGGGCTTGACGAGGGTCTCGTCTCTGCCTGGACCTTTGACGACGGCACAGCGAACGATGCCATCGGAGATAACGATGGCGAATTTGTGAACGGTGCCAGCACCACAGATGGGGAATTCGGGATGGCACTTAACCTTGAAAACCCCGAGAATCCTGCAACCGGTGATAACAGTGGACAGTATGTCGAAATTCCCTCATCCTCCAGTCTTGAAAAAGAGGACGGTATCTTTTCTGTCTCCTTATGGGTCTACGTCAGAGCCGGGGGTGGCAGGAACCACGCTGGGATGTTCTTCAAAGGCAACAAGGTCGGTTGGGGTGACCACTTCATGGTACGGATGTGTACCACGAACGCCACTAACATGACTTGGGGCAGCTGCTGGGCAGGCAGTGAAGGTTGGTTCGCCACCGACAACGTTTACGCCGAAGAGGAATGGGTTCATGTCGCTTACGTCGTTGATGGTTCAGAAGCAACAGCGTATGTGACCTCTTCCGTTACCGGTGATACTACAGTTCCCGCCAGTGGACAGCAGAACCCGAGACCAATTGAGACCCCACTGCTGACGTTCCCAGAACGTCCGGTTGAAATCGGTGTCGGACGGCAAGTCGGCGGTAATGCTGGCAACGACTTCTGGATTGATGGCATGATTGACGAGGTCTATTTCTGGGAACGCGCCCTCAGTGAAGACGAAGTCCGTGACCTTGCTGGTGGCGCGACTGTCGTTGCTGTGGAAGCGCAGGGCAAACTCGCGACCACGTGGGCACACATCAAGAAACGCTAA
- a CDS encoding VOC family protein, whose amino-acid sequence MNGYYGIGEVFVKVANLERAAEFYRDLLGFEVIERNNRQLYIYLENGHLVLKEAGSPGHDAGGPMHFAFVTSTERINQLVEQFTSLPYRTRGPFDFDDPRGKCRAFFIFDPDKNEIEFNDLYCPESST is encoded by the coding sequence ATGAACGGTTATTACGGCATTGGGGAAGTCTTCGTAAAAGTCGCCAACCTCGAGCGAGCAGCGGAGTTTTACCGAGATCTGCTCGGATTTGAAGTCATCGAGCGCAACAACCGGCAACTTTATATCTACTTAGAAAACGGACATCTTGTGCTTAAAGAAGCCGGAAGTCCCGGGCATGATGCAGGCGGACCTATGCATTTCGCCTTTGTGACAAGCACAGAACGGATTAACCAACTCGTCGAACAATTCACCTCTCTGCCTTACCGCACTCGTGGTCCGTTTGACTTTGATGACCCGCGCGGTAAATGCCGGGCTTTCTTCATTTTCGATCCGGACAAAAATGAAATTGAGTTTAATGATCTCTACTGTCCAGAAAGTTCGACTTAG
- a CDS encoding phytanoyl-CoA dioxygenase family protein: MTRAVNAGLSSFSIRTKMKLSLMISTVQKVRLREYHPIPRKPKMSTSSEIDAFVEDGYIIRKGALSKTDIQIYRNAIDRILHKCRIEGLHADHLRYIDGERDDIWGVNNIFHPSIRERALVDALAHPQILDVIEALIGQRLRYYLCTLLVSSEQKPYHINWHRDAASDGEVPLETLRSRLRSHVQLNGALYDDETLYIVPGSHRRELTEAERTVIRQTPKAAMPDQLVVKLKAGDIVFYNSSLLHKGYNLSGAKRQTLHYAVLTAPPENEPRNPQSPTSQEWLNEPTFLGSLPERLKPLFDNWLKYG; encoded by the coding sequence ATGACCCGCGCGGTAAATGCCGGGCTTTCTTCATTTTCGATCCGGACAAAAATGAAATTGAGTTTAATGATCTCTACTGTCCAGAAAGTTCGACTTAGGGAATACCACCCTATCCCGAGGAAACCGAAAATGTCAACTTCTTCAGAAATTGATGCCTTTGTTGAAGACGGATATATTATTCGTAAGGGCGCACTCTCCAAAACCGACATCCAAATCTATCGAAATGCTATTGATCGGATACTTCACAAGTGTCGTATTGAAGGGTTACACGCCGATCATCTACGCTACATAGACGGCGAACGTGATGACATCTGGGGTGTCAATAATATCTTCCATCCAAGCATTCGTGAACGGGCACTCGTTGATGCGCTCGCACATCCGCAGATATTGGATGTCATTGAAGCACTCATTGGGCAAAGGTTACGGTATTACCTCTGTACCCTCCTCGTCAGTTCCGAACAGAAACCGTATCATATCAACTGGCATCGGGATGCCGCATCGGATGGAGAAGTCCCACTTGAAACCCTCCGCAGCCGGCTCAGAAGCCATGTTCAACTCAACGGTGCCCTCTATGACGATGAGACCCTTTACATCGTCCCAGGTAGTCATCGGCGTGAACTCACAGAGGCTGAACGCACTGTTATACGACAAACACCAAAAGCAGCGATGCCGGATCAACTTGTCGTCAAGCTGAAAGCCGGTGACATCGTCTTTTACAATTCAAGCCTGCTCCACAAAGGATACAACCTTTCGGGCGCAAAACGACAGACGCTGCACTATGCTGTTCTCACCGCACCGCCGGAGAACGAACCCCGGAATCCACAGAGTCCCACCAGTCAAGAATGGCTCAACGAACCCACTTTTTTAGGGAGCCTTCCCGAACGGCTCAAACCACTTTTCGACAATTGGTTGAAATACGGATAG
- a CDS encoding class I SAM-dependent methyltransferase: protein MQVKLAPTKSSSVETDLLLWWEDFYLPVFEYVLPKMGRLEGKRVLELGTGTGGTAALLAKQGASVVGIDLLPFRLVEAQARAAEHDVAEAVNFALMDATHLAFPDNTFDFIISKSVLVFTDHKQTAKECYRVLKPGGKAIFMENMRYHPIVWLYRKMFLKYSGKLRYFSVRDIETVGAEFEKLEHREFHLSAVSALFWQKYISIPLFYRWSLRIFKTIDTALLKCLPFFKRFCWITAMVCHKT, encoded by the coding sequence TTGCAAGTAAAACTCGCGCCTACAAAATCCAGTAGTGTTGAAACTGACCTTTTGCTCTGGTGGGAAGATTTCTATCTCCCTGTTTTCGAGTACGTCCTCCCGAAAATGGGGAGATTGGAAGGGAAAAGGGTTCTTGAACTCGGCACTGGGACAGGGGGAACAGCGGCACTGTTGGCGAAACAGGGCGCCTCTGTTGTCGGGATAGATTTACTGCCATTTCGACTCGTTGAAGCGCAGGCGCGCGCCGCTGAACACGACGTCGCTGAGGCGGTTAATTTTGCGTTGATGGACGCGACGCACCTTGCCTTTCCCGATAATACCTTCGATTTTATTATCTCCAAATCCGTATTGGTTTTCACAGATCACAAGCAAACTGCGAAAGAGTGCTACCGCGTTCTGAAACCGGGGGGAAAGGCGATTTTCATGGAAAATATGCGCTACCATCCGATAGTGTGGCTGTATCGGAAAATGTTCCTGAAGTATTCCGGCAAGTTGCGCTATTTTTCAGTGAGGGACATTGAAACGGTCGGTGCTGAATTTGAAAAGTTAGAGCATCGTGAGTTTCATCTCTCTGCAGTGAGTGCCCTGTTCTGGCAGAAATATATTTCTATCCCACTATTTTATCGGTGGAGTCTCCGCATCTTCAAAACTATTGATACAGCTCTCCTCAAATGCCTTCCATTCTTCAAGCGGTTCTGTTGGATCACTGCGATGGTTTGCCATAAGACTTAA
- a CDS encoding sugar phosphate isomerase/epimerase encodes MSDRIPIALQLYSVRDDCAGDLSLTLQAVAQMGYEGVEFAGYYDRTAEELRGMCEDLGLKVAGTHTGIDTLLGDELAKTVAFNKGLGNPYLIVPGLSGEYQGSQQAWLNTAKIFNDIAEKIADQGMFTGYHNHTREFEPMEGEVPWDVFGSNTRDDVVMQIDIGHALRAGADPVSYIERYPGRSKLVHLKEYSSTNDKANVGEGEIPWEAVFHACETVGGTEWYIVEQESYAYPPLECAERCIENLRKMGKIF; translated from the coding sequence ATGAGCGATAGAATTCCGATTGCGTTACAACTGTATTCCGTTAGAGATGATTGTGCGGGTGACCTATCTTTAACGCTCCAAGCGGTCGCCCAAATGGGGTATGAAGGCGTTGAGTTTGCGGGTTACTATGACCGGACTGCCGAGGAATTGCGCGGGATGTGCGAGGATCTCGGACTGAAAGTTGCTGGAACGCATACGGGAATAGACACACTTCTCGGCGACGAACTCGCTAAAACGGTTGCGTTCAACAAGGGGCTTGGCAATCCGTATTTAATTGTTCCAGGACTCTCGGGAGAGTACCAGGGTTCACAGCAAGCGTGGCTTAACACGGCAAAAATCTTCAACGATATTGCCGAAAAAATCGCTGATCAAGGGATGTTTACGGGTTATCATAACCACACCCGTGAATTTGAACCGATGGAAGGCGAGGTCCCGTGGGATGTATTCGGCAGTAACACCCGCGACGATGTTGTGATGCAGATTGATATCGGTCATGCCCTTCGCGCCGGTGCTGATCCTGTATCGTATATTGAACGCTACCCCGGTAGATCGAAATTGGTGCACCTTAAAGAGTATTCCTCCACGAATGACAAGGCGAACGTCGGTGAAGGTGAAATTCCGTGGGAGGCTGTGTTTCATGCCTGTGAAACCGTCGGTGGTACCGAATGGTACATCGTTGAGCAAGAAAGTTACGCTTATCCGCCTCTTGAATGTGCTGAACGCTGTATCGAAAATCTACGAAAGATGGGGAAAATCTTTTAA
- a CDS encoding Gfo/Idh/MocA family oxidoreductase, translated as MAKTYRVGFASLVHDHVWGELRYWKTHPNVEIVAAGDVNAELRAQFSAEVGIENVYDSWQEMVEKEELDIVQAAAENNAGADIVEAAVAKGIHVVSEKPMAARLSQADRMLAAAENAGTLLMVNWPTAWSPPLNTAMNLIKDGAIGDIFYFKWRSAHNGPMEIGCSRYFYEWLYDEEKNGAGALMDYCCYCADMCAYLLGLPQQVTAFRDTFVKDYPVPDDNAVILMKYGNAFGLTEASWTQKVGYITPNPVVYGTEGALMVSGNEVHLHPANGDAEVVTPEPLPEGKRNAAEYFIHCLETGESIEGLCNAKVSRDAQEILEAGLVSADSGQVVNLPMS; from the coding sequence ATGGCAAAAACGTATCGCGTCGGCTTCGCATCCCTTGTGCATGATCATGTATGGGGTGAACTTCGCTATTGGAAGACACATCCAAACGTTGAGATTGTCGCTGCCGGCGATGTGAATGCGGAATTGCGCGCCCAGTTTAGCGCAGAAGTCGGTATTGAGAACGTCTATGATTCTTGGCAAGAAATGGTGGAGAAAGAGGAATTAGATATTGTCCAAGCGGCAGCGGAGAACAACGCGGGTGCTGACATTGTGGAGGCTGCCGTGGCAAAAGGTATCCATGTCGTATCCGAAAAACCGATGGCGGCGCGTCTCTCGCAAGCGGATCGGATGCTTGCCGCCGCGGAGAACGCTGGCACCCTATTGATGGTGAACTGGCCCACGGCGTGGAGCCCACCCCTCAACACTGCGATGAACCTCATCAAAGACGGGGCAATCGGTGACATTTTCTATTTCAAATGGCGTTCCGCACACAACGGACCGATGGAGATCGGATGCTCTCGCTACTTCTACGAGTGGCTCTACGATGAGGAGAAAAATGGAGCGGGTGCCTTGATGGATTACTGCTGTTATTGTGCTGATATGTGTGCCTACCTCCTCGGTCTGCCGCAGCAGGTAACAGCGTTCCGTGACACCTTCGTTAAGGATTACCCGGTTCCTGACGATAACGCCGTTATCCTCATGAAATACGGGAATGCCTTCGGACTCACGGAAGCGTCTTGGACGCAAAAGGTGGGTTATATTACACCGAATCCGGTGGTCTATGGCACTGAGGGGGCACTGATGGTAAGCGGCAACGAAGTTCATCTACATCCAGCAAATGGTGATGCTGAAGTCGTCACCCCTGAACCACTTCCGGAGGGCAAACGCAACGCCGCGGAATACTTCATCCACTGCTTAGAGACAGGTGAGTCGATTGAGGGCCTGTGTAATGCCAAGGTGAGCCGGGATGCCCAAGAGATCCTCGAAGCGGGATTAGTATCAGCGGATAGTGGGCAGGTTGTCAACTTGCCGATGTCGTAA